A stretch of the Bacillus sp. FJAT-18017 genome encodes the following:
- a CDS encoding MGMT family protein, with the protein MEQFSERVIKIIKDIPRGNVMTYGQIARVAGSPRAARQVVRILHSMSEKYQLPWHRVVNSKGEVAIKDEETNMTQRRLLEKEGVKFSFGRVDLQASIYSPLEVDGMLFFEEE; encoded by the coding sequence ATGGAGCAGTTTTCTGAACGAGTTATTAAAATCATAAAGGACATACCCCGTGGAAATGTTATGACCTATGGGCAAATTGCGAGAGTGGCGGGCAGTCCTCGGGCAGCAAGGCAGGTTGTTAGAATCCTTCACTCCATGAGTGAAAAGTATCAGCTCCCTTGGCACAGGGTTGTTAATAGCAAAGGAGAAGTGGCAATAAAGGATGAAGAAACCAACATGACCCAGCGCAGGCTCCTTGAAAAGGAAGGCGTTAAATTTTCATTTGGGCGCGTCGATCTTCAAGCTTCAATTTATTCCCCTTTGGAAGTGGATGGGATGCTATTTTTTGAGGAAGAATAG
- a CDS encoding ABC transporter ATP-binding protein: MGLEIRNLTKRYGENVAVNNISLELQEGQVLGLLGRNGAGKTTTIKMMLGLVGRDSGEILWNGHPFHRDELSIGYLPEERGLYPKTKVSEQLRYFGELEGLSKKKAIERIDYWLEKFEITDYKNKLASDLSKGNQQKIQIIATLLHDPDIIILDEPFSGLDPVNATMLGNVIEELVALKKTIILSSHRMESIEMFCENVCLMKQGNIEVAGKLQKVKDDYGYKNLKITSAQKLEPVFGKFNLPFEKNGNVYIAKVHNEKEGMDILNAAASTGITLQNFSLLEPTLHQIFVERVG, encoded by the coding sequence ATGGGATTGGAAATTCGCAATCTTACTAAGAGGTATGGGGAAAATGTAGCTGTAAATAATATAAGCCTCGAATTGCAGGAAGGCCAGGTACTCGGCCTGCTAGGAAGGAACGGGGCGGGTAAGACGACAACCATTAAGATGATGCTCGGCCTTGTTGGCCGTGATAGCGGAGAAATCCTTTGGAATGGCCATCCTTTTCACAGAGATGAGTTGTCGATTGGCTACCTTCCCGAAGAACGGGGCCTATACCCTAAAACAAAAGTGTCAGAACAATTAAGATACTTTGGTGAACTTGAAGGGCTTAGCAAGAAGAAAGCGATTGAAAGAATAGATTACTGGCTAGAGAAGTTTGAAATCACTGACTATAAAAATAAGCTTGCAAGTGATCTATCAAAGGGAAACCAGCAGAAAATACAAATTATTGCTACCCTCCTCCATGACCCGGATATCATTATCCTTGATGAGCCTTTCAGCGGTCTTGACCCAGTCAATGCCACAATGCTTGGGAATGTTATAGAGGAGCTTGTCGCTCTGAAAAAAACAATCATCCTTTCAAGCCATCGAATGGAATCCATTGAGATGTTTTGTGAGAATGTCTGCCTAATGAAGCAAGGAAATATTGAAGTAGCTGGCAAATTACAGAAGGTCAAGGATGATTACGGCTATAAAAATCTCAAAATCACTTCAGCTCAGAAGCTTGAACCTGTCTTCGGCAAATTCAATTTGCCATTTGAGAAGAATGGCAATGTGTACATAGCAAAGGTACATAACGAAAAGGAAGGTATGGATATCTTGAATGCAGCCGCATCCACTGGGATCACACTGCAAAACTTTTCGCTGCTAGAGCCTACACTGCATCAAATCTTTGTCGAGAGGGTGGGTTAA
- a CDS encoding ABC transporter permease, whose product MRKFLTVLKFHLKEGLSAKSYIITAAVLFSVVLGYFGFMHYFDKEEKMTVYVSDQSQAYEFNTSEAGNAADFAEIKKIGEDKVSGIKKEVEAGNIDALIVLKGSGEAPEVDYHFRRMADYQVLALINAVVQPQYINNVVTANGIDPAVAGALLTPVKVNEVTLKETESLGLVYFFLFLMYMFIIMFGNTVSLGIAGEKTTRVMEIMITKVKPITMMYAKIIAAMLSGLLQIGMVALGYVIAKLLGWTTGEMNIMGMALDLSVLNPKIFLFLGLYFMLGYTVYALLFASITSTISRMEDIGTIIFPISILLMGGFFLGFKTMMDPNAGIVLASSYIPFFSPMVTFSRIVLGEAGSLEVILSIVVLVISIGILSYIANRIYSKGVMRYSGKTNLTDVIKMAKSTEA is encoded by the coding sequence GTGAGAAAATTTCTGACGGTATTAAAGTTTCATCTAAAGGAAGGTTTATCAGCAAAAAGCTACATAATAACTGCCGCTGTTCTATTTTCGGTAGTTCTGGGCTATTTCGGGTTTATGCATTATTTTGACAAAGAAGAAAAGATGACCGTCTATGTAAGTGACCAATCTCAAGCCTATGAATTCAATACTAGCGAAGCGGGGAACGCCGCTGATTTTGCAGAAATTAAAAAGATTGGTGAAGATAAAGTTTCGGGGATTAAAAAAGAGGTTGAGGCTGGAAATATTGATGCGCTGATTGTCTTGAAAGGAAGTGGTGAAGCCCCCGAGGTGGACTACCATTTCAGGCGCATGGCAGATTATCAGGTACTGGCACTGATTAATGCTGTCGTTCAGCCGCAATATATAAACAATGTGGTTACAGCCAATGGGATCGATCCTGCTGTTGCGGGAGCCCTTCTAACCCCGGTAAAAGTAAATGAGGTTACCTTAAAGGAAACAGAATCTCTTGGACTGGTATACTTCTTCCTGTTCTTGATGTATATGTTTATCATCATGTTCGGAAATACGGTTTCGCTGGGGATTGCCGGAGAAAAGACAACTAGAGTAATGGAAATCATGATTACAAAAGTGAAGCCCATTACGATGATGTATGCAAAAATCATTGCAGCAATGCTTTCAGGATTATTGCAAATCGGGATGGTTGCTCTTGGTTATGTCATTGCCAAGCTTCTGGGATGGACAACTGGGGAAATGAACATCATGGGAATGGCATTGGACCTATCCGTCTTGAATCCTAAAATCTTCTTATTCCTTGGACTTTATTTCATGCTGGGATATACGGTCTATGCTTTGTTATTTGCTTCCATAACCTCGACAATCAGCAGGATGGAGGATATCGGTACAATCATATTCCCAATATCCATACTGCTCATGGGTGGTTTCTTCTTAGGGTTTAAAACCATGATGGATCCGAATGCAGGAATCGTTCTGGCAAGTTCTTATATTCCATTTTTCTCGCCAATGGTTACATTCTCAAGGATTGTCCTTGGTGAAGCTGGTTCGCTTGAGGTCATCCTGTCAATTGTTGTCCTGGTAATATCAATTGGCATTTTGAGCTATATTGCAAACCGTATTTATTCAAAAGGTGTTATGAGATATAGCGGTAAAACCAATCTTACAGATGTCATAAAAATGGCTAAGAGCACTGAGGCATAA
- the pepT gene encoding peptidase T, with the protein MEKELIDRFISYIKIDTQSSEESESFPSTYGQLELANMLVNELKRIGMAEVTMDANGYVMATLPANTEKDVPVIGFLAHVDTATDFTGKGVNPRLVENYDGKDITLNETSGVVMKTSEFPQLANYTGHKLITTDGTTLLGADNKAGVAEIITAMDYLIQNPDIKHGKIRVAFTPDEEIGRGPHRFDVQAFSAQYAYTVDGGPLGELEFESFNAAAAKLTFKGSNIHPGTAKGKMVNSMKLAMDFHHHLPASEAPELTEGYEGFYHLLSFNGDVEETRLNYIIRDFDKENFEARKEKMREIAADLKKAYGENAVILELNDQYYNMKEKIEPVKEIVDIAHKVMTGLDISPIVKPIRGGTDGSQLSYMGLPTPNIFTGGENFHGKYEFISVDNMLKAVQVIIGIAESFEKRA; encoded by the coding sequence GTGGAAAAAGAATTGATCGACCGATTTATTTCTTATATTAAAATCGACACTCAATCCAGTGAAGAAAGCGAGTCCTTTCCCTCAACTTATGGCCAGCTTGAGTTGGCTAACATGCTAGTAAACGAACTTAAGAGAATTGGCATGGCGGAAGTAACAATGGATGCCAACGGCTATGTAATGGCCACTCTTCCAGCTAATACTGAGAAGGATGTCCCTGTAATTGGCTTCCTGGCTCATGTGGATACGGCTACGGATTTTACTGGCAAAGGAGTAAATCCACGGTTGGTTGAAAACTATGATGGAAAGGATATCACTCTCAATGAAACCTCAGGAGTTGTGATGAAAACATCTGAATTTCCTCAGCTAGCTAATTACACAGGCCATAAGCTGATTACAACCGATGGTACTACTCTACTGGGTGCGGATAATAAGGCAGGTGTTGCCGAAATAATTACAGCTATGGATTATCTTATACAAAACCCGGATATCAAGCATGGTAAAATCAGAGTTGCTTTTACCCCAGATGAAGAAATCGGCCGCGGGCCGCATCGGTTTGATGTTCAAGCCTTTAGCGCTCAATATGCATACACAGTGGATGGCGGTCCCCTTGGGGAGCTGGAGTTTGAAAGCTTCAATGCCGCTGCTGCTAAGCTAACCTTTAAAGGGTCCAATATCCATCCTGGCACCGCAAAGGGCAAAATGGTCAATTCGATGAAACTGGCAATGGATTTCCATCATCACCTGCCAGCTAGTGAGGCCCCAGAGCTGACAGAGGGCTATGAAGGATTCTATCATTTGCTTTCCTTTAATGGTGATGTTGAAGAAACAAGGCTCAATTATATTATCCGAGACTTTGATAAGGAAAATTTTGAGGCCCGAAAAGAAAAAATGAGGGAAATTGCAGCGGATCTAAAAAAAGCTTATGGAGAAAATGCTGTTATATTGGAGCTTAACGATCAGTACTATAACATGAAAGAAAAAATTGAACCTGTAAAGGAAATTGTTGACATTGCACACAAGGTTATGACAGGTTTGGACATCTCCCCAATTGTTAAACCGATACGGGGCGGAACTGATGGCTCACAACTGTCCTATATGGGGCTTCCAACTCCGAATATTTTTACCGGAGGCGAGAACTTCCACGGAAAATATGAATTCATATCAGTAGATAACATGCTCAAAGCTGTCCAGGTCATAATCGGAATTGCTGAATCATTTGAGAAACGTGCTTAA
- a CDS encoding ABC transporter substrate-binding protein: MKKRKLAGIFLSFSLLAGVLAGCGSQGTGGSGGDSKTIKIGANLELSGGVASYGQSIAEGLELALEDINKEGIDGKKIKLIKFDNKSDASEATSGAVKLVSQDKVAAIIGAATSTNTLAQIQVAEKNKVPVITPTGTNPDITNKGGKVNSYAFRTCFIDPFQGTVAANFAADKLGSKKAAVYVDTASDYSKGLAAAFKEAYKGEVVTEDAYVAKDTDFRATLTRIKSKNPDFIFLPGYYEEVGLIIKQARELGITVPIMGGDGWDSPKLVEIAGGDALNNTFITNHYSAADPDERIQKFVEAFKAKYKGKSPDAFAALGYDTAYYLADAIKRAGSADPAKIQKALEETKDLQLVSGLLTLDDKHDPIKSAAILKYEGGEQKFETKVNP; this comes from the coding sequence ATGAAGAAAAGAAAGTTAGCAGGTATTTTTCTATCATTTTCCTTGCTTGCCGGCGTGTTGGCAGGCTGCGGCAGTCAGGGAACAGGCGGATCGGGTGGAGACAGCAAGACGATTAAAATTGGAGCGAACCTCGAATTATCCGGAGGAGTAGCCTCCTACGGCCAATCCATTGCGGAAGGGCTAGAGCTTGCACTTGAGGATATTAACAAAGAGGGCATCGATGGAAAGAAAATTAAGCTGATTAAATTCGACAACAAATCAGACGCTTCCGAAGCTACTTCAGGGGCCGTAAAGCTCGTCAGCCAGGATAAGGTAGCGGCAATCATAGGCGCAGCCACAAGTACGAACACATTGGCCCAGATTCAAGTAGCAGAGAAAAATAAAGTGCCGGTCATCACTCCTACAGGTACAAATCCAGATATCACGAACAAGGGAGGAAAAGTAAATTCCTATGCCTTCCGGACATGTTTTATCGATCCGTTCCAGGGGACAGTAGCGGCAAACTTTGCTGCTGATAAGCTAGGTTCAAAAAAGGCTGCTGTATACGTCGATACAGCAAGTGACTATTCAAAAGGCCTTGCTGCAGCGTTCAAGGAAGCCTATAAAGGAGAAGTAGTGACTGAGGATGCGTATGTTGCCAAGGATACTGACTTCCGTGCTACTCTAACTCGTATTAAGTCAAAGAACCCTGATTTCATCTTCCTGCCAGGCTACTATGAGGAAGTTGGCCTTATCATCAAGCAGGCACGTGAATTGGGTATTACCGTGCCAATTATGGGAGGAGATGGATGGGATTCTCCTAAGCTTGTTGAAATTGCAGGCGGTGATGCGTTGAATAATACATTTATCACTAACCACTATTCCGCTGCTGACCCGGATGAAAGGATTCAAAAGTTTGTTGAGGCCTTCAAGGCAAAGTACAAAGGCAAATCACCGGATGCCTTCGCTGCACTTGGTTATGATACAGCCTACTACTTGGCTGACGCAATTAAACGTGCCGGAAGTGCGGACCCTGCGAAAATCCAAAAGGCTCTAGAAGAAACAAAGGACCTTCAACTTGTGTCCGGCCTGCTGACACTTGATGATAAACATGATCCAATCAAATCTGCGGCAATCCTGAAATATGAGGGCGGCGAACAGAAATTTGAGACCAAAGTAAACCCTTAA
- a CDS encoding branched-chain amino acid ABC transporter permease: protein MEFVQQLINGISLGSIYALIALGYTMVYGIVKLINFAHGDVFMVGAFVGFYSITILELSFFPALILTMTVCAIFGVLIERIAYKPLRNATRIAALITAIGVSLLIEYGVIYIRGAQPEAYPSDVLPKETINLFGLSVGSQSLFILGVSVALMIILQFIVHKTKIGKAMRAVSHDADAARLMGINVNNTISATFAIGSALAGAAGVIFGTYYTKIEPLMGIIPGLKAFVAAVLGGIGIIPGAMVGGLLLGVIEALVSALGYSLWRDGVAFIVLILILIFLPAGLFGKNVREKV, encoded by the coding sequence ATGGAATTCGTACAGCAGCTGATAAACGGAATTTCACTTGGGAGCATTTATGCTCTGATTGCGCTGGGCTATACAATGGTATACGGAATCGTTAAACTGATCAATTTTGCACACGGGGATGTATTCATGGTAGGCGCCTTTGTCGGATTTTATTCGATTACCATCCTTGAGCTGAGTTTTTTCCCGGCACTTATCCTGACAATGACGGTATGTGCCATTTTCGGTGTGTTGATTGAAAGGATTGCGTACAAGCCTCTCAGGAATGCCACGAGAATTGCAGCTCTTATTACTGCGATTGGTGTGTCGCTCTTAATTGAGTATGGCGTCATTTATATCCGAGGTGCACAACCTGAGGCCTATCCTTCAGATGTTCTTCCTAAAGAAACAATTAATTTATTCGGGCTCTCGGTCGGCAGCCAGTCCCTATTTATATTAGGTGTTTCCGTCGCACTTATGATTATTCTTCAATTTATCGTCCATAAAACAAAGATTGGCAAAGCGATGCGCGCTGTTTCACACGATGCCGATGCAGCAAGGCTGATGGGCATTAACGTTAACAATACAATTTCGGCTACATTTGCAATTGGTTCCGCACTTGCAGGAGCTGCGGGAGTTATTTTTGGTACGTACTACACAAAAATTGAACCTTTAATGGGAATCATTCCAGGCCTCAAGGCATTCGTTGCAGCGGTTTTGGGGGGAATCGGCATTATCCCGGGTGCCATGGTCGGCGGGCTTCTGCTCGGAGTGATTGAAGCACTTGTTAGTGCTCTTGGCTATTCCCTCTGGCGTGATGGCGTTGCCTTTATCGTCCTGATTCTAATCCTTATTTTTCTCCCGGCTGGACTGTTTGGTAAAAACGTGAGAGAGAAAGTATAG
- a CDS encoding branched-chain amino acid ABC transporter permease — protein MKTLKRSKGFWFWIALALVVFSVIQVLITSGTLNIFHINTLITIGINIMLAASLHLIIGITGQFSIGHAGFLAVGAYASAIMTMKFELPFIVALLVGGLVAAVFGLVIGIPSLRLKGDYLAIATLGFGEIVRIGLLNFDYVGGASGMQVSQMSTWGWTFACVFITILVIVNFTNSTHGRACISIREDETAADAMGINTTYYKVVAFVIGAFFAGVGGALFAHNFYIIQPSNFGFLKSFDILIFVVLGGLGSMSGAIIAAILLTLISTTLQSYADTRMIIYSLVLILTMIYRPQGLMGTREITSFFKKSKKQEGGHSDGTGQTVA, from the coding sequence ATGAAAACCTTAAAACGCTCTAAAGGTTTCTGGTTTTGGATCGCTCTTGCCTTGGTTGTATTTTCAGTTATACAGGTTCTGATAACCAGCGGAACACTGAATATTTTCCACATTAATACGCTAATTACGATAGGGATAAACATTATGCTTGCAGCTAGCCTGCATCTAATTATTGGAATTACTGGACAATTTTCAATTGGCCATGCGGGATTCCTTGCTGTCGGGGCTTATGCTTCCGCAATCATGACAATGAAGTTCGAGCTCCCGTTCATTGTTGCGCTTCTGGTAGGCGGCCTGGTCGCTGCTGTTTTTGGCCTAGTCATTGGAATCCCTAGTTTGAGGCTTAAAGGAGATTATCTAGCTATTGCAACTCTGGGATTCGGGGAAATTGTTCGGATTGGCCTCTTGAACTTTGATTACGTCGGGGGCGCAAGCGGAATGCAAGTTTCCCAAATGAGCACGTGGGGCTGGACGTTCGCCTGTGTATTCATTACGATCCTTGTTATCGTCAATTTCACTAATTCAACTCATGGACGGGCATGTATTTCTATCCGGGAGGACGAAACGGCCGCTGATGCAATGGGGATAAACACAACGTATTATAAGGTGGTTGCATTTGTCATCGGTGCATTTTTTGCCGGGGTGGGCGGCGCATTATTTGCCCATAACTTTTACATCATCCAGCCATCAAATTTCGGTTTCCTGAAATCATTTGATATTTTAATCTTTGTTGTGCTTGGAGGTTTAGGAAGCATGTCGGGAGCTATTATTGCAGCAATTCTTCTGACCCTCATCTCAACAACGCTGCAATCATATGCCGATACAAGAATGATTATTTATAGCCTTGTACTCATTCTTACAATGATTTATCGTCCGCAAGGCCTTATGGGAACTAGGGAAATAACATCATTCTTTAAAAAGTCGAAAAAGCAGGAAGGGGGGCATAGTGATGGCACAGGACAAACCGTTGCTTAA
- a CDS encoding ABC transporter ATP-binding protein, translating to MAQDKPLLKVEKAGIRFGGLKAVWDVNLELFQGELVGLIGPNGAGKTTFFNLLTGVYVPTEGEIVLDGDRLNKLAPYKITKKGVSRTFQNIRLFGELSVIDNVKVAYHSLAKHGIPSSVFRLPKHFEGEREMDEKAVEFLKIFGLEKYRDEKAKNLPYGQQRRLEIARALAANPKILLLDEPAAGMNPHETKELMKLISFIRDRFHLTVLLIEHDMGLVMGVCERIYVLDHGQLIAQGTPEEIRNNPKVIEAYLGEEVS from the coding sequence ATGGCACAGGACAAACCGTTGCTTAAGGTCGAAAAGGCTGGGATTCGATTTGGCGGGCTGAAGGCAGTATGGGATGTAAATCTGGAATTATTTCAGGGTGAGCTGGTTGGCCTGATCGGCCCCAACGGTGCGGGAAAGACAACTTTTTTCAACTTGCTTACGGGGGTATACGTCCCGACTGAAGGTGAAATTGTCCTTGACGGTGACAGGCTGAATAAGCTTGCACCTTATAAAATAACAAAAAAAGGGGTCAGCAGAACCTTCCAGAATATTCGGCTGTTTGGAGAGTTATCTGTCATAGATAATGTGAAGGTTGCTTATCACTCGCTTGCAAAACATGGAATTCCCAGCTCCGTTTTCCGACTTCCTAAGCATTTTGAAGGAGAAAGGGAAATGGATGAGAAGGCAGTCGAGTTCCTTAAAATTTTTGGACTGGAAAAATACAGGGATGAAAAGGCAAAGAACCTTCCTTACGGTCAGCAACGGAGGCTGGAAATTGCTCGGGCGCTTGCTGCAAATCCCAAAATACTCTTATTGGATGAACCGGCAGCGGGCATGAATCCACATGAAACGAAAGAACTTATGAAACTGATATCATTTATTAGAGACCGTTTTCACCTGACTGTATTGCTTATTGAGCACGACATGGGGTTAGTTATGGGAGTCTGTGAACGGATATACGTCCTTGACCACGGCCAGCTAATTGCACAAGGAACACCAGAGGAAATCAGGAATAATCCAAAGGTTATTGAGGCTTATTTGGGCGAGGAGGTATCCTGA
- a CDS encoding ABC transporter ATP-binding protein, producing the protein MLRVDGINVYYGNIQALKGVSLEVNEGEIVTLIGANGAGKSTLLKTVSGLLKPKQGKIEFQNQSISGKAAQSIVKLGISHVPEGRRVFANMTVEENLELGAYLRRDKAGIKEDFGKIFELFPRLEERRKQHAGTLSGGEQQMLAMGRALMARPRLLLLDEPSMGLAPLLVKTIFRIISEINETGTTIMLVEQNAHMALSIAHRAYVIETGRVVLSGTAAELNESEQIKMAYLGGH; encoded by the coding sequence ATGCTGAGAGTCGATGGAATCAATGTATATTACGGTAATATCCAGGCATTAAAAGGCGTTTCTCTTGAGGTCAATGAAGGGGAAATTGTTACGCTGATTGGAGCGAATGGAGCTGGGAAGAGCACCCTCCTTAAAACGGTTTCTGGCCTGCTCAAGCCAAAACAGGGCAAAATTGAATTTCAAAACCAGTCTATCTCAGGGAAGGCAGCCCAATCAATTGTAAAACTGGGCATTTCTCATGTTCCGGAAGGGCGGAGAGTTTTTGCTAATATGACAGTTGAAGAAAACCTCGAATTGGGGGCTTATCTTAGAAGGGATAAAGCTGGTATCAAGGAGGACTTTGGAAAGATATTCGAGCTTTTCCCAAGACTTGAGGAACGCCGTAAGCAGCATGCCGGGACACTATCGGGAGGCGAGCAGCAAATGCTTGCGATGGGCAGGGCTTTAATGGCCAGACCCCGGCTGCTCCTTTTGGATGAACCATCCATGGGGCTTGCACCTCTTCTGGTAAAAACGATATTTCGGATTATTAGTGAAATTAACGAAACTGGTACAACCATTATGCTTGTGGAACAGAATGCGCACATGGCTCTATCAATTGCTCATCGAGCTTATGTCATTGAAACAGGCCGAGTGGTTCTGTCTGGTACAGCTGCCGAATTGAACGAAAGTGAGCAAATAAAAATGGCCTATCTTGGCGGCCATTAA
- a CDS encoding MFS transporter: MVKQKTVSERKLLGIAGLAWMFDAMDVGMLSFIIAALKIDWDLTAQQMGWIGSINSIGMAVGALVFGLFADRIGRKKVLIITLLLFSIGSGLSALTTSLGIFLVLRFLIGMGLGGELPVASTLVSESVPADRRGKIVVLLESFWAWGWLIAAVISYFVIPEFGWQIALLISAIPALYAIYLRVHLPDSPRFTSGEKQKKPTVLESIRTLWSKEYKRQTAMLWILWFCVVFSYYGMFLWLPSVVIGKGYSMVQSFQYVLIMTLAQLPGYYTASYFIEKIGRKFVLVVYLAGTAVSAYFFGTSESLTMLLAAGAFLSFFNLGAWGALYAYSPEQYPTAVRGTGAGMAASVGRIGGVLGPLLVPYLSSQGASMQVIFTVFCISILIGAASVLFLGKETKNKELME; this comes from the coding sequence ATGGTAAAACAAAAGACAGTATCAGAAAGGAAGCTGCTGGGTATTGCTGGGCTTGCCTGGATGTTTGATGCGATGGATGTAGGAATGCTTTCATTTATCATAGCAGCATTAAAAATCGATTGGGACTTAACGGCCCAGCAAATGGGCTGGATTGGCAGCATCAATTCAATAGGGATGGCTGTGGGTGCCCTTGTTTTTGGATTGTTTGCAGACCGAATTGGACGTAAAAAAGTATTAATCATTACGTTACTGCTTTTCTCAATTGGCAGTGGACTATCAGCGTTAACAACATCATTGGGTATATTTCTCGTATTGCGTTTTCTAATTGGAATGGGTCTCGGAGGGGAGCTTCCTGTTGCATCGACATTGGTATCCGAGTCGGTGCCTGCAGACAGGAGAGGCAAGATTGTCGTCTTGCTGGAAAGCTTTTGGGCATGGGGCTGGCTGATTGCCGCGGTAATCTCCTATTTTGTCATCCCGGAATTCGGCTGGCAGATTGCTCTTTTAATTAGCGCTATACCAGCTTTATATGCTATATATCTTAGGGTTCATTTGCCAGATTCACCTCGGTTTACCTCAGGGGAGAAACAGAAGAAACCAACAGTACTAGAAAGTATAAGAACACTATGGTCAAAGGAGTATAAGCGACAGACTGCCATGCTCTGGATTCTCTGGTTCTGTGTTGTGTTCTCCTATTATGGGATGTTCCTTTGGCTTCCAAGCGTAGTAATCGGAAAAGGCTATAGTATGGTCCAGAGTTTTCAATACGTTTTAATTATGACACTTGCTCAGCTTCCTGGGTATTATACAGCTTCTTACTTTATTGAAAAAATAGGCAGGAAGTTTGTGTTAGTCGTATATCTCGCTGGAACAGCGGTCAGTGCTTATTTCTTTGGGACAAGCGAGTCACTAACCATGCTTTTGGCGGCTGGAGCCTTCCTATCCTTCTTTAACCTTGGGGCATGGGGTGCGTTATATGCGTACTCGCCAGAACAATACCCTACTGCAGTACGGGGAACGGGTGCAGGTATGGCAGCATCGGTGGGTCGAATTGGCGGTGTACTTGGACCGCTGCTCGTTCCGTACTTGTCCAGTCAGGGAGCATCAATGCAGGTTATTTTCACAGTCTTCTGTATATCAATTTTGATTGGTGCCGCGTCAGTGTTGTTCCTTGGCAAGGAAACGAAAAATAAGGAACTCATGGAATAG
- a CDS encoding amino acid ABC transporter ATP-binding protein has product MEAREMIRIENLNKSFGDLHVLKDINLTVYESDVVCLIGASGSGKSTLLRCLNFLEKKDSGKLILNGEEILQGTHDINEVRQQIGMVFQHFNLFPHMTVLENIIEAPIHVKKIPKETATQEALELLKKVGLDDKADVYPSKLSGGQKQRVAIARALAMRPDIMLFDEPTSALDPELVGEVLQTMKELAVDGMTMVVVTHEMGFAREVADWIVYMNEGSIVEKGHPDEIFSNPKEERTREFLSSTELK; this is encoded by the coding sequence ATGGAAGCTCGTGAAATGATTAGAATAGAAAACCTGAATAAATCATTCGGTGATTTACATGTATTAAAAGATATTAACCTAACAGTATATGAAAGTGATGTTGTCTGCTTAATTGGAGCTAGTGGGTCGGGAAAGAGTACTCTGCTGCGGTGTCTCAATTTCCTTGAAAAAAAGGACAGCGGCAAGCTCATTTTAAATGGAGAAGAAATTCTGCAGGGAACACATGATATTAATGAAGTGCGCCAACAAATCGGCATGGTTTTTCAGCACTTTAATCTTTTTCCTCATATGACAGTTCTTGAGAATATTATTGAAGCACCCATTCATGTCAAAAAAATCCCAAAAGAAACTGCTACTCAAGAAGCACTTGAACTTTTAAAGAAGGTGGGGCTAGACGATAAGGCCGATGTTTATCCAAGTAAGCTGTCAGGCGGACAAAAGCAACGGGTCGCCATTGCCAGGGCCCTTGCAATGCGGCCGGACATCATGCTGTTTGATGAGCCAACCTCCGCTCTTGACCCTGAACTTGTAGGTGAAGTTCTTCAGACTATGAAGGAACTTGCCGTGGACGGAATGACAATGGTTGTTGTCACCCATGAAATGGGGTTTGCACGCGAGGTTGCCGACTGGATTGTGTATATGAATGAAGGAAGTATTGTGGAAAAAGGCCATCCTGATGAAATTTTCTCAAATCCAAAGGAAGAGCGCACACGGGAGTTCCTTAGTTCAACTGAACTAAAATAG